TGTAAGCGTTCAGCCACTAAGGCACAAACTCGATGCTCGATGCTCGATCCTGGATACTGGATCCTTTACCAGCATCGAAGATCGAGCATCGAGGATCGAGCATCGAGCATCGAGCATCCAGCATCATGTGCTGAACGGTTACGATAATCGATAATTAGGTTATCTCTCGCCGGAGGTAAGAAGCCCTGACACCTATCTCTTCTCTGTATTTACTAACGGTCCGTCGGGCAACCTTTATCCCCTCTTTTTGAAGCAATTTCGTTATCTTGGAATCTGATAAAGGCCGCTTGGGATCTTCCTTTTCAATCAATGTCTTTATCCGTTCCTTGACCTGAATAGAAGATGCCTGTTCGCCTCTTTTCCTATCCAGGCCGGAATCAAAAAAGTACTTCAGGGGAAGCATTCCCCACGGAGTCTGAGCAAACTTATTGGATATCGCCCTGGAGACAGTAGTGGCGTCAAGTTCTACCCTCTTAGCCACATCTTCCAGTTTTAGCGGTTTTAATCCCCGAGGACCGATTCTCAGGAATCCATCCTGAATATTAAAAATAGTTTTTGCCACCTTCATAAGCGTATTTTTACGCTGAATAATACATTGCCTGAACCAGGCGGCTGACTTGATCTTTTCTCGAATATATTTAGCTACCCCCTCCTCTAAGCGGTCTTGTTTCAAAACATCTTTGTAGTATGAACCGATTCGCAATTTAGGGATTTCACGATCATTTAATGAGACGACAAATTCATTATCCACCTCTTCCACGATTACATCAGGCGTAACATACACAATGGCCTCATTTTCATATAACCGTCCTGGTTTTGGCTCCAGGGTGGATAAATCTTTAATTAGTTCTTTTACCTGAGCTAAAGGAATATTCATCTCTTTAACAATCTTATCATATCTCCGGCGATAAATATCTTCCAGATGATTTCTGATTAAGGTGATAATAGGGGTATTGTCCCAACCAAGCTCTTTAGCCTGGATTTCCAAACATTCTTTCAAATCTCTTGACCCTACTCCAGGCGGGTCAAAGCCCTGAATTTTAGTCAACATCTTTTCCAGCTCAGACACATCTTCCTTTAAGCTGGCCGCTAAGGATTCCAGAGGCAGAGATAGATATCCATTGTCATCAATCTCCCCGATCAAAAACCTGCCTATGAAAAACTCTTTTTCAGTCAGAGACAAGGTCCTGAGCTGCCCCAACAAATGCTCTCTCAGGGAAGGGGTTTGGGTGACCAGATTCTCATAGTTCGGTTCCCATTCGAGGTCTGAGACGGTCCCAAAGGCCGGGAAATCATCCTTCTTCTCCAGATATTTCTCCCAATCTATTTCAGGGTCCTCTGCCTTTTGTTTTGGCTTTTCTTCAATCTCTTCTCCTTCCAATTCCAGGACCGGATTTTCCATAAGTTCGGTTTCTATTTCCTCTACAAGTTGTGGAGTAGAAAGTTGAAGAATATGGATAGCCTGCTGAAAAACCTGGGTGAAAATCAGTTGTTGTCTCTGGATCTGCTGGATGGTCTGTTCCATAACATTTTTAGGCCTTGATCAGCGTTTCGGCCATTTACCCCTCAGGGGGATAGGCTGAAGACTATCCCTAAAAGTCTTCAGCCTTCAGCCTATCCACCTGATTGGTGAGTGGCCAAAACGATGACCCTGGCCTTTTTGTTATAATTATAGCAGATTAAATCGAATCTATCAAGAAAAAAATAAGCCATTGGCTATTGGCTAAAAAATAAGGTTGCATTTTTAAGAAAAATTTAGTAAGATAAGGAATATGTTTGCCCAATTAAAGGAAGTCCTGGCCAAACGAATAGTCTATTTGAAGATCATCATCTTTTTGGGGTTATTACTTCTCCTGATGATTAACGCCGGCAGTTGGTTTTTCTACAACCGGACCAGGAATTATTTAGAAGACGAGTTGGCTAAAAGACTAATTGCCATTGCCGCCACGACTGCCCTTAAAATAGACCCAATTGGCCTAAGTGAAGAATCAAACAAAGCTCGTCTCAAAAAATTCTTAAAAGATGTAAGGCAGACTAATAATCTTTTCAATATCTCTATTCTTGATACCAGACAGCAGGTGGTGGTGGAAGCCAAAGATCGAACTGAAGAAGAAAGGGAGAAGTTCATATCTTTTACGGAAGAGGGCACTAAGGCCTGGCTGAGGGCCTGGGGAGGGACTAATGCCGTGTCTGGGGTTTACTGGATTGATGGGACATATCTTAAAAGCGGTTATGTGCCTATCAGGGATGAAAAGAGCATACCCAGGGCCATCCTTTCGGTGGAGGCGAGTGTAAGATTCTTTAATGTCTTGAATCTATATAAGCGGAGTTTAATCCTCAGTGGCTTAATATCTCTGGCCTTTACCTTTCTTTTCGGGTTATTTCTCTATCGGGTGATGGTCTCGACCACTTCTGCTCAGGAGAGTGTTCGTCAGGCGGAAAAACTGGCTACCATGGGGCAGCTTTCAGCCGGTCTGGCCCATGAGATTAGAAATGCCTTAGGGGTAATTGATGGCACGGCCGAGGTATTAAAACAAAGATACAATCTGCCTCAAGGCAGGGATGAGATGTTTGACTATATCCCGGCTGAAGTCAAAAAGTTAAAAAAGATTACCTCTGAATTTTTGACTTTCTTCAAAGGAACCCCCTTGAAACTGGAACCGGGCAATATAAATTCCGTGATTGATCATACCTTTATTTCTTTAAGATCCGAGTTAGAAAATGTCCATATCAAACTTTCCAGGAGATTTCGGCCTGATTTACCCCTGACCTTATTTGATAGTGGAAGAATGGAACAGGTCTTCTTAAACCTCTTGTTAAATGCGAAAGAAGCCATGCCTGACGGAGGCGAGATCAGTGTCACTACTAATGTGGTTACAGCTAAGGCCGGACAAAGCTATATTCAGATAAAGGTATCAGATTCAGGCCAGGGAATTCCTCCTCAGACTGTCGATAAACTGTTTGAACCCTTTTTCACTACTAAAGAAGAGGGACATGGCCTGGGATTATCCATTGTTTCCAGGATTATTGAGGAGCATAAAGGTGAAATTACCGTTGAGAGTGAAAAGGGGGTAGGCACAACCTTCGCTGTTTTTCTACCGGTAAGGAGTAAAGTAAATTATGAAAATTCTCGTAGTCGATGATGAACGAAAGATGTGTAACATCCTGAAGGCCATTCTGGAAGATGAGAACTATTCGGTAGCCACTGCGGAAAGTGGCCAGGAAGCCTTAAGATTACTGGGCCGGGCGGATAGTTTTGATCTGATTATCACCGATTTAATGATGCCTGAGGTAGATGGCATGGCCATCCTTAGGACGGTCAAAGAACGTAAATCACCCCCTGAAGTTATCATTATGACCGCCTATGCTACGGTTCAAACAGCGTTAGCCGCTATGAAAATGGGGGCTTATGACTATATTATTAAGCCTTTTGAAATGGATGAACTGAAATTTATGATCAAACGGCTGGCTGATCAGAAAAGGCTCATAAGTGAGAATATTGAGCTTAAACAGCAACTTGAAGCCAAATACGAATTTGAAAACTTTATTGGAAGAAGCGCTAAGATGATGGGACTTTTTGAGTTAGTCAAAAAGGTCATCTCAGGCGACACGACTATCCTCCTCAGGGGGGAAAGCGGCACAGGCAAGGCCCTGCTGGCCCAGGCTATTCATTACAACAGCCCGAGGCGGGAGAAGCCTTTTGTCAAGGTTCACTGCTCTGCCTTTCCCGGTCAGCTCCTGGAACATGAGCTCTTTGGTTATGAAAAGGGCGCCTTTCCCGGGGCCCAATTTAGAAAATTAGGCCGCCTTGATCTGGCCGGAGACGGGACTATCTTTTTAGACGAGATTGGCGACATTGAGTTGCCTCTTCAGGCAAAGCTGCTCAGGGCTGTTCAGGATAAAATAATAGTCCGGGTAGGGGGAATAGAAACTATTTCCGTCCATGCCAGGATTATTGCCACCACCAATGTGGACCTGGAAAAGGCCCTTCAGGAAAAAAGGTTTAGAGAAGATCTTTATTATCGATTAAATGTCTTTCCCCTCTTTATTCCTCCTTTACGGGAAAGGGTGGATGACATCCCGGATCTTTGTTATCATTTTTTGAAAGGATTGGGCCACGGACCGGAAAAAATAGATAAAGAGGCTATTACCTCCTTGATGAACTATCCCTGGCCCGGTAATGTCCAGGAGTTGGAAAACATTGTGGAAAGAATGGTGGTTCTATCAGGCGAGGGGATTATTACGGCTGATATGCTGCCGCCTCATATCAGAGAAAGCCGCGAGCGGAAAGAATCTTCTCCCTCAATCGGGGCAAATTATCTGCCTTGACCCCTGTTTATTAAAGTGTCTACCACATTACCCCCTCTTTCTTCTCCCGCCGTAGAAACACGATCTTCTGACCGGCCTCTTTCCGACTCCCTCATTTCTCTTCGGAAGGAGGTGGTTGTGGTGGACGTATCTCCGCCCTTAAGTTCACTCAAGCTTCGCTGATGGAGCATCTGTCTGGTAATAGGGAGAGAACTTCTCTTGCTTCCCACTATTTCTTCCTGAAGGGTGTTAATATCTCTCTCTAACATCTCTCTCGTCCCTGGATTTTCTCTTTCTTCGGGATACCCCTCGCCCCCCTCATTTATCTCCTCCCTATTGAGCCTGAATCCTTGTTCCTCTCCGGCCAGCCTGGCTCTTTCCATCTCGTGGGCCGTATTTCTGTATCGGAGATAGTCCTCAGCCAGAGATAAAACCGGGAACTGTCCCCCGGGGGTGCTTCCCTGGGGTTGAGCCAGATAAAATCCTGCTTCCGAGTGTCTGACCCGATGGTTTCTTTCACTGCCCCTCTCATTGGATCTAACCTCTTTTCTGTTTTGGTCGATTGCCGTTACAAGTAGATTGGCCATTTTGATCCCCCCTCCTTGGGAATTAAGGGTTGAGAACAGAGAGGTCTCTTCTCTCCACTCTCAGCTTTCCCCTCTCCATTTTTTGTCAATCAGCCAACAAATGGCTAAAGAATCTCTTGTAGGATTGTTGTTTTTTGTGGGGCCAAATAAAAAAGGGCCCTCCACAAGGATACCCTTCTTGTTGTAGAGAAGCCCTTTTGATAGCTCATATTTCAGACACTCATTTTAGCTACATCGTCAACCTCTTACTTTAAGCTTAATCTCGGTGATTTCTACCAATAGATTACCACCCTTGTGGTTTATAGATTTCAATAGTGTTCGTCTATTATATTATCGACATTGCCTTAGGAAAACATTAAGGGCATTACAGATTATTTCCAGAGAAATAAGCTAATTAGAGGATAATAGTTATTTTTTCCCACTGTAATTAGCCTAATATCTCCCTATTTTAGCTTATCTCGAAAAACCATGTAATTATACTTTGACAAGATCTCAGTCTTATGATACACTAACACACAATTAGTTGGCGAAAGATTTCGACCTGTGCAATTAG
This region of bacterium genomic DNA includes:
- a CDS encoding sigma-54 dependent transcriptional regulator, which translates into the protein MKILVVDDERKMCNILKAILEDENYSVATAESGQEALRLLGRADSFDLIITDLMMPEVDGMAILRTVKERKSPPEVIIMTAYATVQTALAAMKMGAYDYIIKPFEMDELKFMIKRLADQKRLISENIELKQQLEAKYEFENFIGRSAKMMGLFELVKKVISGDTTILLRGESGTGKALLAQAIHYNSPRREKPFVKVHCSAFPGQLLEHELFGYEKGAFPGAQFRKLGRLDLAGDGTIFLDEIGDIELPLQAKLLRAVQDKIIVRVGGIETISVHARIIATTNVDLEKALQEKRFREDLYYRLNVFPLFIPPLRERVDDIPDLCYHFLKGLGHGPEKIDKEAITSLMNYPWPGNVQELENIVERMVVLSGEGIITADMLPPHIRESRERKESSPSIGANYLP
- a CDS encoding ATP-binding protein, with amino-acid sequence MFAQLKEVLAKRIVYLKIIIFLGLLLLLMINAGSWFFYNRTRNYLEDELAKRLIAIAATTALKIDPIGLSEESNKARLKKFLKDVRQTNNLFNISILDTRQQVVVEAKDRTEEEREKFISFTEEGTKAWLRAWGGTNAVSGVYWIDGTYLKSGYVPIRDEKSIPRAILSVEASVRFFNVLNLYKRSLILSGLISLAFTFLFGLFLYRVMVSTTSAQESVRQAEKLATMGQLSAGLAHEIRNALGVIDGTAEVLKQRYNLPQGRDEMFDYIPAEVKKLKKITSEFLTFFKGTPLKLEPGNINSVIDHTFISLRSELENVHIKLSRRFRPDLPLTLFDSGRMEQVFLNLLLNAKEAMPDGGEISVTTNVVTAKAGQSYIQIKVSDSGQGIPPQTVDKLFEPFFTTKEEGHGLGLSIVSRIIEEHKGEITVESEKGVGTTFAVFLPVRSKVNYENSRSR
- the rpoN gene encoding RNA polymerase factor sigma-54, whose product is MEQTIQQIQRQQLIFTQVFQQAIHILQLSTPQLVEEIETELMENPVLELEGEEIEEKPKQKAEDPEIDWEKYLEKKDDFPAFGTVSDLEWEPNYENLVTQTPSLREHLLGQLRTLSLTEKEFFIGRFLIGEIDDNGYLSLPLESLAASLKEDVSELEKMLTKIQGFDPPGVGSRDLKECLEIQAKELGWDNTPIITLIRNHLEDIYRRRYDKIVKEMNIPLAQVKELIKDLSTLEPKPGRLYENEAIVYVTPDVIVEEVDNEFVVSLNDREIPKLRIGSYYKDVLKQDRLEEGVAKYIREKIKSAAWFRQCIIQRKNTLMKVAKTIFNIQDGFLRIGPRGLKPLKLEDVAKRVELDATTVSRAISNKFAQTPWGMLPLKYFFDSGLDRKRGEQASSIQVKERIKTLIEKEDPKRPLSDSKITKLLQKEGIKVARRTVSKYREEIGVRASYLRREIT